Proteins encoded by one window of Shewanella avicenniae:
- the glnL gene encoding nitrogen regulation protein NR(II): MDTNTLLNHLVTAVLVIDSDLQANYANAAAEQLLGVSSHKLIEQPLTDLIQSLAIDAKVLRSAIQEHQGLTVNTTQLMTLDGQHHTVDLTLVPLDVTERGARSILEFRQVDQQRRIHQQLTLDAQQQAAQFLVRNLAHEIKNPLGGLRGAAQLLSRELADAQLKEFTTLIIEQADRLRSLVDRLLGPQKPSQHKVLNIHMVIQKVINLLNLTLPNHIHLRQDYDPSIPDLPIDEDQMQQAILNIVQNAVQALEQRSSGDILIRTRTAHQVTIGAVRHKLALVLSIIDDGPGIAPELVDTLFYPMVTGRKDGNGLGLSIAHNIARLHGGRIDCNSAPGHTEFTITLPINREQEASQG, from the coding sequence ATGGACACTAATACCCTGCTTAATCATCTGGTCACAGCAGTGTTGGTTATCGACAGCGATCTTCAAGCAAACTATGCCAATGCGGCGGCAGAGCAATTGCTAGGGGTGTCGAGCCACAAGCTTATCGAGCAACCGCTGACAGACCTTATTCAGTCTTTGGCCATTGACGCTAAAGTGCTGCGCAGTGCTATTCAAGAGCATCAGGGGTTAACGGTGAATACCACTCAACTGATGACCCTTGATGGGCAGCATCACACAGTGGATTTAACCCTGGTACCACTCGATGTTACTGAGCGCGGTGCCCGCAGTATTTTGGAATTTCGTCAGGTAGATCAACAACGCCGTATTCATCAACAACTGACCTTAGATGCGCAACAGCAAGCAGCCCAGTTTTTGGTACGCAACCTCGCCCATGAAATTAAAAATCCCCTGGGTGGGTTACGCGGGGCTGCGCAATTGCTTTCACGCGAGTTAGCCGATGCGCAGCTAAAAGAATTTACCACCTTAATTATTGAGCAAGCCGATCGGTTGCGCAGCTTGGTTGACCGCCTGCTCGGGCCGCAAAAGCCGTCGCAACATAAGGTACTCAACATCCATATGGTGATTCAGAAGGTGATTAACCTGCTGAATTTAACCCTGCCGAACCATATACATCTGCGGCAGGATTATGATCCGTCGATCCCCGATCTACCAATCGATGAAGATCAGATGCAACAAGCGATATTGAACATAGTGCAAAACGCGGTACAAGCGCTGGAGCAGCGCAGCTCGGGGGACATTTTGATCCGCACCCGTACCGCACATCAGGTGACCATCGGCGCCGTACGCCACAAGTTAGCCTTGGTGCTATCCATCATCGATGATGGCCCAGGGATTGCGCCAGAATTGGTGGACACCCTGTTTTATCCGATGGTGACAGGCAGAAAAGACGGTAATGGTTTGGGATTGTCGATCGCACATAACATCGCGCGTTTGCACGGTGGCCGCATCGATTGCAATTCAGCCCCAGGTCATACCGAATTCACTATCACCCTACCAATTAATCGTGAGCAGGAAGCATCACAGGGCTAA